The Nematostella vectensis chromosome 6, jaNemVect1.1, whole genome shotgun sequence region ACTTGAAAAAGGCTAACCACAGGATCAGGCAGCAAGAATTACGGATAAACGAGCTGCTCGCGGAGAATGCGAGGCTCGTGTCAGAGTCTGGTGCGCTCAGGGCGAAGTTTACCAGTGACATCGAAAAAATGAGAGCAGAGGAAACCCAGATTCGTGAGGATTTGTGCAAAAAGTTGAACGATAAACTTTCCCTAGCACAGGAATATAGCGAAGCGCTTGGTCAAAAGATACTGGATTTGGAGTCCAAGCTTCGCATGGCAGAGCAATGCATACAGGAGCAAAATAAGGTAGATGGAGGGCAAAGGGAGGACTATGTAGAAGAAATTAAAAGTCTTAAAATGAAACTCTCGATTTCGGAAGCCAAAAACTCATCGTTCTGTCAAAACGTGCGTGAATTCGAGAAGAAGCTTTCTGACGTTGGCAAATTGCTGGCGATTAAGAAAGCAAACGAGGCCAGGTCGCAATCTAGAATAAAGGAACTCGAACTGGAGTGTGAACAACTTCGACAACAGAACTCTACGGTAGAGCGGCATGAGATTTTGCCAAACAACTCGCGGGAAAATGACTCATCTTCGAGTGACTCGTTCAAAGATGCTGTGGTTGACTTAGAAACTCAGCTTATTGCAAAAGACCAGGAGAtactaaaattaaaaaatgaagTGGTTGACCTTATGAGCGAGGTGGGTAAACTCGATGGCGAGTATAACGAACTCTCTTGCAAAAGAACTCAACTCGAAAAAGAGTTGTCCGATTACCGGGTCGCCAAAGACGAAGTCGAAGGAGAACTGCAGCATATTCTTAAGGAGTGCTCGCAGCTGAAGAAAGACAGCGCGGTATACATGGAGGAAAACAAGAAGCTCAAGGACAAAATGGATGTGCATTCTAGGATAATCCGAGATTCGGCAAACGCGGTGTTATCAGAACGAGCCGCGATAGAGCGCGACTTAGCACGCGTCCGCAAACGCGAACAAGACCTGGAGAGCATTGTATCAAACTCAAACGTACGCAACAAAAGATTAGAACTAGACATTGAGAAACGTGAGGTCGTTATTACTAAACTTCAAGCGGACCTAGACCAACTGCTACAGGAGAAAACAAGACTCGAATCTACCATTCACGAGCTTGCGGGCATAAGTGTGGACACAACAGAAGAAAACGACACGCTGCAGAAAGATCTGAGTAAATTAGAGAGAAACCTGAGCACCCTTCGCGATAGCCTGACGCTGAGCTTGCAAGAGAAGGCCCAGCTTGCAGAGGAAATGGCGCTTATGTCGGCCGAGGCAGACAGCCTGAGGAACTACGCGTCCCTTTGCTCTGAGGAAGTGCGGAGTATGCAAGCGCAGGTCGACCTGTACAAACGGAGCGAGGAGATGCTGCAGGCCCGAGTGGGCGAGCTCGAGACGAGCATGTCTGAAGTCACCGGCGAGTACTCGCACATGCAGTCCGAGCTGAACTCTATCGAGGAGGAGAGACAAGGGCTGGAAAAGCGTATTCAGGAGGCGAGTCGGGCTATCGATAGAGTCAAGATGGAGCTACTCACACTAATGAACACGGTGATAGCGCTACAGAAAGAGCTGCTGTGCATCGTGGATAGCATCCTCTCCTGCCTTGGCTTGGACTCGCATCAGTTGCAAGGCACAAGGCTTCGCTTCGTCTCTAGTGACTCGGGCTATACGTCTAACTTGACCGAGACCTGTAGCGAGCGAAGCAGCGAGTCGAGTGACGCGAACATTAACCCCATCGTGACGTCATCTTACCTTGTGCCGGACCAAGAATGCCTCGTTAATCCCTCGGAGATAAGCGTGATCCGCGAAAACAAGTCGGAGATCTTCCGAATGCACGAGGAGCTTAAGATAAAGCTTATGATCATCAAGGAAGCTGTTGATAGGGGAAAAGTCGCGCAGACTTCCGGGCCAGGGATTAGTGAGAGGGAACTTTCGGATGAAGGTTTCGATTCGGTAAAAGACTTTCCGTATTTAAATCAAGCAGAGCGGTCGCGACTTACGCGTCTACTGGGCGCTCTGAGAGAACAAGAGGCAAATCGCAGTCGCAACGGCGAGCGAGACGAAGAGGTATATGATTTATACTCCAGGTTAGAAGGCAAACTATCCGGCCTCTCCTCACAACTCGCGTCTAAGGAAATCGAGATCTGCAAACTCTTGAAAGAGAAGATTACCCTGCACGACCAGTTGATGAAAAGCAAGTATGGCACAACGCTGTGTGAACACTGCCTGAATGACCCCGAAACTCGAGGCGAGTCCGCGGAGCTACTAAGAGCCAACCTTCTAACCTACATGGAGGAGACCGCCCAGCTAGAGGCAGACATCATCGACTTCTCGCAGTACAAGGCGAAACTCGAGAAGGAACTCAACTCGGTCCGCGAGCAGATTAGCGCACTGGAGGATGAACTGGGCGGGGAGAGGCTTGGTGACGTTTCggatgggatccctgtggtcaCCATTACACCTGACAGGTATGTGAAGCGTATGTGAGCTTCTCTGTGCGAAGACTAGCGTTGTTGTTGT contains the following coding sequences:
- the LOC5505571 gene encoding girdin isoform X4 yields the protein MDYFSAEGERVISVIFEVDEMEELLHQETDDNSSVFDDDCNRKIDYEKMARQLAETLETKECEWRRLRADYEDYIRSLQLDRHLANTVLPQVCPGDQNPVEPWHSTVSSQVQEALKNQTKALLLIELISMELYYGMEDLLRDGGGGGGLEQEVPADKLYSLTDRDLLLHSAETLLELTEYFFSKSTFLSGEKSEVNNGNGATGGSGSLPSASCRVLPDPSYTGKLLRVRGTLERIKDMTDSAAIKFLSNVLNTDSEETCKGIESHKRQLYEQLRDFADSFAKKQVSSAHAQDLAEVLSLEQTLCHVLMDKALVNCILLLDKAEMERRMRKIENAKYDYSNPGLDPVLLKYRKKSEDGSQRLISVDEGVVLEGSESTNSREKLSSTPLESSSLAEMEAENRTLCENNARMRRKLEDADKHNELLAHRLEEVQGKLSRTQSSLRDIMDSSAIAQRDLKAKMNEFEFERDELSLKLQEYEDAPDLKKANHRIRQQELRINELLAENARLVSESGALRAKFTSDIEKMRAEETQIREDLCKKLNDKLSLAQEYSEALGQKILDLESKLRMAEQCIQEQNKVDGGQREDYVEEIKSLKMKLSISEAKNSSFCQNVREFEKKLSDVGKLLAIKKANEARSQSRIKELELECEQLRQQNSTVERHEILPNNSRENDSSSSDSFKDAVVDLETQLIAKDQEILKLKNEVVDLMSEVGKLDGEYNELSCKRTQLEKELSDYRVAKDEVEGELQHILKECSQLKKDSAVYMEENKKLKDKMDVHSRIIRDSANAVLSERAAIERDLARVRKREQDLESIVSNSNVRNKRLELDIEKREVVITKLQADLDQLLQEKTRLESTIHELAGISVDTTEENDTLQKDLSKLERNLSTLRDSLTLSLQEKAQLAEEMALMSAEADSLRNYASLCSEEVRSMQAQVDLYKRSEEMLQARVGELETSMSEVTGEYSHMQSELNSIEEERQGLEKRIQEASRAIDRVKMELLTLMNTVIALQKELLCIVDSILSCLGLDSHQLQGTRLRFVSSDSGYTSNLTETCSERSSESSDANINPIVTSSYLVPDQECLVNPSEISVIRENKSEIFRMHEELKIKLMIIKEAVDRGKVAQTSGPGISERELSDEGFDSVKDFPYLNQAERSRLTRLLGALREQEANRSRNGERDEEVYDLYSRLEGKLSGLSSQLASKEIEICKLLKEKITLHDQLMKSKYGTTLCEHCLNDPETRGESAELLRANLLTYMEETAQLEADIIDFSQYKAKLEKELNSVREQISALEDELGGERLGDVSDGIPVVTITPDSDLPDSNTLARRGSDSSVTASTVSCSECYHDNQDSRKIRPQKHVTFSQMDTPLQATQLPEKDDKKVEGSPEAVVAKGFQPKVKTSTLDDEVNSDDIDLCQLLEAIPRELPRNATEINKELKEQINRLSEYDNVDDSDKIAVVERQRKGQDNPNNTASPNRVEIDRRAPRDVRRRSEPDCRMCGLVRKKRRDSGDEPYRKGYR